The genomic window TCCTGCGCGACGGCCAGACCCGGCAGCAGCGCGGCGCCCAGCGCGATCATCAAAGCCTTCATGTCATCTCGTCCCGTGTTCGGCCTCATTTCGCGGATGCGAAGCGCAAGCCCTCACGGCTCTACTGACATGTCCCACTCAACGGCACAGCTTACCGTTCGCTCATGACAGGGATTTCATGGATCGATTGAGGCGACGGCCTCACGCCTTCGTCTTGTCGATCCAGGCGGCGAAGGCGTCGGTGAAGCTTTTCAGGAAGGTCTTGGTGTCGTCCTTCTTCAACTTGCCGTTCTCGTCCAGCAGGTCGGCGACATTGCCGATATAGGCCTCGGGCTGCTGCATCGTCGGCATGTTCAGGAACACCAGCGGCTGGCGCAGGTGGTGGTTGGCGCCGAAGGCCGCGACGGCGCCGGGCGAGACGCTGACGATGGCGGCGGGCTTGCCCTGCCAGATGCTGTGGCCATAGGGGCGAGAGCCGACGTCCAGGGCGTTCTTCAGCGCGCCGGGAATGGAGCGATTGTATTCGGGCGTGACGAACAGCACCGCCTCGGTCGTCGCCACCTCCTCGCGGAACCGCTCCCAGGCCGGCGGCGGGTTGTCGGTTTCCAGGTCCGGGTCATAGAGCGGCAGGTCGCCGATCTCGACCGGCTCGATCTCCAGTCCCGGCTCAGCCAGCGCCTTCAACGCCATGCCGATGGCGCGCGAATAGGAGCCTTTGCGCAGGCTGCCGACGATCAGGGCGACGCGGACGGTCATGGAAGTCTCCGGGCTGGACGGGTTCAAGCGCCAGCATAACCGATCCCGGCGGTCGGATGTTCCGTTCAACCCGCTGCTCGTCCGCGCACGCACGAAGCGGACATTGCGACGTGCTGTTACGGGTGGCGATCAGGCATTGTCCCGGCTAATCATGGATCATGAGCGATGCGCGCCAATCCAGCCAAGAGCGGCTCCGCGAGTTAGCGAAAGCGATAGATGGATTGGAGCGGGAAGCAGCGCCGACCCCGCTCCCCAATAAACCAAAAAAACTGCCGGAGCCTGCACTCGGTCCAAAGACGAAGCTGACAGTTAGAATACTGACTTGGTTTTTCCGGGTTTATTGGGTGGTCTGGATAACTGTCACCTTGACGGTAGATCCACCACTGCAGTTGGAAAAGTGGCTCTACGTCCCGTTCTCGGCATTTGTTTGCTGGCTTATTTTCCAGTTCCACAAAGCCATAATCGTCGCCGCCGCTAAAAAGATTTCCAGCTCTCGCCGAAGCTAGCAATGTCCGAATAGGTCGTGAAGAGAAGTTCGCGCCCCGGACGTTCAGATGGCTACCGCTAGAAGTCGTCTGTCACGGTGAACGCCCGCCCGAAGAGCCGAAAGCCTACCCCGCGAACAGGGCCGCCGCGAACGCCTCGCCCGCCGGTCCGGCCGACTTCGGTCCCAGCACGGCGCTGGCCGCTTGACCCGACGCCAGCACCCGGCCGCCGACCGCGCGCACATCCTCGATCGTCTGGGCTTCCAGCTGTTCGGTCATCGACAGGCTGGAGCGCGGGGCGCCGAAGATCAGGGTCTGGGCGGCGTTGCGCCCGGCCCGGCTCATCGGGTTTTCGTCCGACATCCAAAGGCCCGCCTTCATCACCGCCTTGGCCCGCGACAGCTCCTTTTCGGTCGGCCCGGTCTCGGCCAGGGCCCGCACCTCGGCCGCCGAGACCTCGGCCAGCTCTTTCGCCCGATCCGCCGCCGCCCCGGCGTAGATGCCCAGCACGCCCGCATCTTCGTACGGCTCCTGATAGGCGTCGATGGCGTAGGCCAGGCCCCGCTCCTCGCGCGCGCTCTGGAACAGGCGCGAGGCCATGCCGCCGCCCAGAATCTCGCCGAACAGCCGCATGGCTGAAAGCGCCGGATCGGTCGCGGACAGGGCCGGCAGTTGGAACACAAGATTGGCCTGTTCGATCTTGCGCGTCAGCTTCGCGTGTCCGCCGACGAAGGCGGCCGGCGCGGGCGCGTCAGCCGGCGTCGCGACCGAATCGCCGAACCAGCGCTCGGCCAAGGCCAGCAGCTCGGTCTCGTCCACCGCGCCTGAGACCGACACCACCATCCGGCCGGGCGAATACAGCCGCGCGCGCCACGCCTCGACCGACGTCTTGTCGGCCGACTTCAGGCTGGCGACAGAGCCCAGGATCGGACGGCCCAGCGGTTGCTTGGCGAAGGCGCGCGTCTGCACCATCTCGAACACATGGTCGTCGGGCGTGTCGAAGGCCTCGGCGATCTCCTGGGCCACCACGTCCTTCTCGCGCTCAATCTCGGCAGGATCGAGGGTCGGGCGGAACACCAGGTCCGACAGCACCTGCATCGCCAGCGGCAGCGAGCCGTCCAGCCCCCGCACCTCGAAACTGGTGCGCTCGTAGCCGGTGGAGGCGTTGATGGTGCCGCCCTCGGCCTCGATCCGCTCGACGATCTCGCGCGCGGCCATGTCGCCGGCGCCCTTGAACACCAGATGCTCCAGCAGGTGCGACCAGCCGGACCGATCCAGCGGCTCCCACCGCGCCCCGCCCTTGACGGTGACCACGACGGCCAAGGTCTTCAGCCCCGGCATGGGATCGCAGACGACGCGGACGCCGTTCGACAGAGTGTGGAGAGAAGTCAGGAGATGTCTTTCTTGGTTCGACGCCGAAGCAGGGCCACATAGAAGCCCGCCAAGGCGATCGCCAGTCCGAACCACGTCAGGGCGTATCCGAAATGGTTATTGGAAAAGGCGGCCGGCGGCGCGGACGGCCTCAGCGCCGGGAACTCGGGATTGACGGCGGTGACGGCGAACACGGCCTCGGGCCGGACCGGCCCGACAACGTTCAGCGCCTCGGCCATGGCGGCGGTGTCGCGGGCGTAGAAGCGGCCGTCGCGCGGCGCAGGGCTCATGGCGCCGGGCTTGTCGAAGGTGCGGAACTCTCCGACCATCACCAGCGGCAGGGTGGTTTCGAGCACGCGCGGACGCGCCGTCACGCCGTCGCCGACAAAGCCGCGATCGACCAGCAGGGTGAAATCCGCCCCCGCCGGCTTGCACGCCGAGATCAGCCGCACCCCGGCCTCGCCGTCATGGATGCTCTGAAGCTCGACAAAGGGCGCGCTGGCCAGGCCCGGACAGACGATCAGCGCC from Brevundimonas fontaquae includes these protein-coding regions:
- a CDS encoding NADPH-dependent FMN reductase — encoded protein: MTVRVALIVGSLRKGSYSRAIGMALKALAEPGLEIEPVEIGDLPLYDPDLETDNPPPAWERFREEVATTEAVLFVTPEYNRSIPGALKNALDVGSRPYGHSIWQGKPAAIVSVSPGAVAAFGANHHLRQPLVFLNMPTMQQPEAYIGNVADLLDENGKLKKDDTKTFLKSFTDAFAAWIDKTKA
- a CDS encoding M16 family metallopeptidase — translated: MPGLKTLAVVVTVKGGARWEPLDRSGWSHLLEHLVFKGAGDMAAREIVERIEAEGGTINASTGYERTSFEVRGLDGSLPLAMQVLSDLVFRPTLDPAEIEREKDVVAQEIAEAFDTPDDHVFEMVQTRAFAKQPLGRPILGSVASLKSADKTSVEAWRARLYSPGRMVVSVSGAVDETELLALAERWFGDSVATPADAPAPAAFVGGHAKLTRKIEQANLVFQLPALSATDPALSAMRLFGEILGGGMASRLFQSAREERGLAYAIDAYQEPYEDAGVLGIYAGAAADRAKELAEVSAAEVRALAETGPTEKELSRAKAVMKAGLWMSDENPMSRAGRNAAQTLIFGAPRSSLSMTEQLEAQTIEDVRAVGGRVLASGQAASAVLGPKSAGPAGEAFAAALFAG
- a CDS encoding SURF1 family protein, translated to MKRFPWILTVLTVLGLILLIGLGVWQVERLKWKEGLIAAADAAAAKPPAPLEQVLAEGDLEFRKALIVCPGLASAPFVELQSIHDGEAGVRLISACKPAGADFTLLVDRGFVGDGVTARPRVLETTLPLVMVGEFRTFDKPGAMSPAPRDGRFYARDTAAMAEALNVVGPVRPEAVFAVTAVNPEFPALRPSAPPAAFSNNHFGYALTWFGLAIALAGFYVALLRRRTKKDIS